The genomic segment CCAGTCGGTAGAGTTTTTACGCAAAGGCGGAGTGATTGTCTACCCAACTGACTCCGGATATGCATTAGGCTGCATGTTGGAAGATAAACACGCCATGGAGCGTATTTGTCGTATTCGTCAGTTGGACAGTAACCATAACTTCACTCTGATGTGTCGCGATCTGTCTGAGCTTTCCACCTATGCTCACGTTGATAACACCGCTTTCCGGTTGATCAAAAACAATACGCCGGGTAATTACACCTTCATTTTAAAAGCGACGAAAGAAGTTCCACGTCGTCTGATGAATGAAAAACGTAAAACCATTGGTCTGCGGGTGCCATCTAACCCAATCGCACTGGCATTGCTGGCAGAACTCAACGAACCTATGATGTCTACCACATTGATGCTACCGGGCAATGACTTTGCGGAATCCGATCCGGAAGAAATTCGTGATACATTGTCAAAGCATGTTGATTTAATTATCAACGGCGGTTATTTAGGCCAACAGCCAACCACGGTCATTGATCTGACCGATGATTCACCGGTCGTGGTGAGAGTTGGCGCTGGGGATCCAACACCGTTTCGTTGATGGATAGGACCGCATAAGGTATGATTCAGATCCACTGATAAATTAATCACCACCACCGATTTATCACTATTATGACGCCTGTGAAGGCGACAAACGAGGTTGCTCAATGAGCGAAAAGTTACAAAAAGTTCTGGCTAACT from the Limnobaculum zhutongyuii genome contains:
- a CDS encoding L-threonylcarbamoyladenylate synthase, with the translated sequence MSQFFYIHQDNPQPRLISQSVEFLRKGGVIVYPTDSGYALGCMLEDKHAMERICRIRQLDSNHNFTLMCRDLSELSTYAHVDNTAFRLIKNNTPGNYTFILKATKEVPRRLMNEKRKTIGLRVPSNPIALALLAELNEPMMSTTLMLPGNDFAESDPEEIRDTLSKHVDLIINGGYLGQQPTTVIDLTDDSPVVVRVGAGDPTPFR